In Coraliomargarita sinensis, the genomic stretch CGATCAAGTTGGGTTAGTTGGTAGTACGACGACAGTAGTTGAACTTGCTACTCTGACAGTTAATTTTAATGGCGGTAACTCCTGGGATACTGAATATCTTGGTTCACTCGGTTCATTGACGCTACAGGCAGTTCCAGAACCGTCTGCATTTGCTTTAATTGCCGGCTGCTTCGGTCTTGCTTGGGTGATGGTGCGCCGTCGCAGCTAAGCACGACATATAGATTTTACAAAGCCCCACCTAGTGTGGGGCTTTTTTTGTTAACCAACAAAAAGAAGTCATGTGGTATCTCCTGTAGTTAACCCTGGTTCGTTTGTAAAATTAGCCTCTTTGATGGCCCGCAGTATACGGATCAAGAGGGAGAACGGGATCGACCGCATCTTCACCGGGGAACAATCGGCAAGATCTGTCCATCAACGATGGCAGACAGCAAGCGTCCGAGCGATGTTTGAGCCCTCTATACAATGCGCGTGGGTGCTGGAGGGCTCTTGTGTGATGGCGAATTACTTCCACTAGGTCGTGCGGACGACGAGAGGAAATTTGATGTAGAAGAGATGGAGGCCTGCCGGAGATGGCGTAGCATTTTGACACCGCTTATGAACTTATTGGGAAGTGAATAAAAAGAGAGTCAGCCCCTCCCGCTTCACCATGCGAGTTTCCACTGGCGGGATCTACGACATAAGCGTAAAGTTAGCGAATATTAGCGGTCTCCGGCTCTGTCGGACAAAAACACTTCGAAGAAAAGTAGAAATACTTATCGGATTCGATCCGATTTGGCTATTCTGAATCCTGCCGACTACTTTTTTCACATCCGTCAGAACGCCGTTGACTTGTACGGGCGTAATTTTGTGTCGAAGGAACACTATTCCGCACTCTCTTGTGCGGGTTCCGTTTTCGGGTCGCTGAGTTCGGCTTGTGCCTTTTTTAAGGCCTGACGAATCTCATCCATACGGGCCCCACTTAATTTGGCGCCCTCTTTATCGGCTGAAGCATGCATGGTCTCAAAGCGTTCGAGAACCGAATCCCCGCGAATTTCGAGGGCATGGGAAAGTGCCTTTTCCAAACTGGCTTTGGGCTCATGCTTAAAGCGGAGATACCAGGCGTTGCGTTCCAACGCAGCCGTCACGAGATGATTATCGATGACCGCTTCCAGATTGGCTTTTGATTGTGGGTCGGCATTGGCCCCCACCTGTTCATACAGATTGACGAAGTTGTTCAGCTGACCAGTTAAGGCGATGGCCCGTGTGTTGGAAGCCCCGTAGCGGGCCCCGAACTCAAATATGGCGATGGCTGCGAAGACCATGGCCAGGGGTAGAAGGAGTGCCTTGAGTTTATCCATAACTGAGTGGGTTGATTTTTGGCAACCGGTACTGGGGACATTAAATGCACCTCGCATCGCAGCTGTCGATGTTGTTTCTCGACCTCGCTGGCACCACCTCAACAAGCTCGGGTCGGAAGGCGGGTTTGTTGCGCGGATCAGATATTACATGGAAGAGAAATCATCGCAGCGATGTGATGCCGATCACGTCCCCAAGGTGACGCAATCCCGCACATTTCGGTTTTTCGACCTGACTGGCGTCAGTTCGCTACGTGAATCAATTTTCGGCACGAGTTCCTCCCATCGTAGTGACGTGATGTGAATCACGTCTCGACCGCTTACTCGATTTCGCGTATCTGGGTGCTGTCGATGAGTTTCTCGCCGGCGTACATTTTGGTGATCACGACCATGGGGTCGCCGGGCTTGCACCAGCCGGAATGGGTGAGGCGCTCGAAGCCGCGTTGGATGGTGGTTTCGTGGTCGTGGTCGAACTCCATGAAGGTGGGCTCGACGCCGCGCATAATCAGAAGCTGCTTAAAAAGGACCGGATTATCGGTAAACGCGTAAATCGGCACACTGCAACGGAGCGAAGAGAGCTTTTGGGCAAAGATCCCGCGGCGGGTGAACACCATGAGGGCTCCGTTCAGGTCGGCGGCCAGGTAGGCGGCGGAGCGCAGCATCATGGAGCGGGGCAGGTGCAGCGGAATGTCCTTGCGGATCACGTCCGTTCCTTCTTCCGACTCGATGCGCTGGGCGATACGCTTAATGGTTTCCACGCATTCAACCGGATATTTCCCGACCGTGGTTTCCCCGGAGAGCATGACACAGTCCGCCTGTTCGCGAATGGCGTTGGCGATATCGGTGACTTCCGCGCGGGTGGGGAGGGGCGACTCGATCATCGACTCGAGCATGTGGGTGGCGACGATGACCGGTTTGGTATTGCGGATGCAGCAATTGATGGCCTCGGTCTGGATAATGGGCAGGTCTTCAAAGGGGCATTCGATCCCCAGGTCGCCACGTGCCACCATCAGACCGTCGGAAGCTTTAATGATATCGACCAGATTACTGATCGCCTGTTGATCCTCGATTTTGGCGATAATCTTGGCACTGGAACCGTGCTTTTCCAGATAGGCGTGGAACTCCTCGAGGTCTTTGGCCTCCCGGACGAAGGAGAGGGCGAAAAAGTCGATGGCTTCCTCGATCCCGACATCGACATCGCCCTGATCTTTTTTCGTCAATGCGGGCAGGTTGACCCGGATCCCGGGAAGGTTGATGTGGCGACGGTTCCCCATGGGGCCGGGGATGAGGACTTTGCAGCGGACCCGCTGCCCGTCGATTTCCAGCACTTCCAGACGAATCAGGCCGCTGTCGACCAGCACGGTATCACCCACATTCATGTCGTTGGCAAAACTCGGGTAGTTGACATCCACGCGGCGGACACCGTCCTCGCCCGTGCTGCCGACCCCCTTGCCAAAGGTGAAGTCGAAGATCTCGCCTTCCTTCAGTTGGTAGGATTCCGGGACATCGCCGGTGCGGATTTCCGGCCCCTTTACATCCATAAGGATGGCAATATGACGGCCCACGCGATCGCACACCTTGCGCACGCGGCGGATAATCTCGCGCGACCAGTCATGGTCGGCATGCGCCATATTGATCCGGCAGATGTCGACACCCGCAAGAATGAGTTTCTCAAGGGTCGCCTCGTCCTGCGTGGCCGGACCGATGGTGAAAATGATTTTGGTTTTCTGGTGTGCGCGTTGCATGTGGTTTCTGCCTCAAATAGCTTGCTTGAGCATAGCAGGGGAGGTGCCGATCTCGGGATCGACGACCTCAACAGACAATTTGTCTCCGAGCCCGGCAAACTTTTCCTGTACGAGGGCGACGTTATTACAATCCTTACTCAGGTGCCCCAAATAGACTTTTTGCAGGCGGCTTTGTGGGAGGATGGCTTCCAGCGCCTCGTAGGTGGCCGAATTCGAAAGATGACCGTGCCGCCCACGAATGCGCTGTTTGATCGACCAGGGGCGTCTTTCGTCGCGTTCGAGGAGTTCCTCGTCGTAGTTCGCCTCGATCACCAGAGTGTCCACCTCCCGGATATGCTCCCGCACATGGGCCGGTACGTAGCCGAGGTCGGTAATCCAGGCCAGGCTGCCCGGGCGGGCAAACAGGTCGCCCTCCTCGCCCCAGGAAAAGGTAAACCCGACCGGGTCGAAGGCGTCGTGCGGCAGCCGAAAAGAACGGACACGCAGATCGCGGAACGGAAAGGCCGTGCCGGTTTGAAAATGCTGCCAGTTCACCCGCTTGCGGCAGTATTTCGCCTGCACGGCGTCGGCGGTATCGCGGTTGGCATAGACCGGCAAATCGCTGCGCTTGGCGAGCCCGCGCAGGCCCTGGGCATGGTCGCCGTGCTCGTGAGTGAGAAAGACGGCATCGATCGAATCAATGGATTCGCCGATGCTTTCCAGCATTTGCTCGATCCGTTTGGCCGAAAAACCGGCGTCGAGCAGGACCTTGGTATGCGCGGTTTGGAGAAGCGCGCAGTTGCCACTGCTACTTGAACCGAGTATCCTGAAGCTGACCGACATGAACTCTGAATTTGTAAGCGACGGGCCCGGCCGGTAAAGCATTAATGCGTTCGACTCATAAGATTGGCAGTTTCCGGACCGGAGTGTCGATGCAACATCCCATCCATATCGCTCGGGGAAAAGAATGATTTTTACAACCGCTTCGTTAGAGAGGGGAGGAAGGGAGTTGTTTACTTGGGAAGCGAGAGACGCCGAATACCCTCTTTAAGATGACGACATTGAAGTTGATCAAAAGTCCGACTTTGCAGTCTGTCCGCTTCATGTAGGTTATAAGTTGCGCTTGGTGTATCGCCGCAAGTTCTTTGACGACTTTCAGTTCGACAATGACTTTCCCATCCGCGATCAGGTCGAGAGTGAAATCCTCATCCAATTCAAGGTCTTTGTATTTAAGTTGAAGCTTCACCTGCCGCCTCACTTCGATACCGCGCAGCTTAAGCTCATGTGCGAGGCTTTTCTCGTAAATACTCTCAATAAGCCCAGGCCCCCAGTGGCTATGCACCTCCATGGCCGCGCCAACAATGATCCCAGTGAGTTCAGTGTATTCGTCCATGAAATGAACTTTTAACAATCGTTGCTG encodes the following:
- the pyk gene encoding pyruvate kinase, whose protein sequence is MQRAHQKTKIIFTIGPATQDEATLEKLILAGVDICRINMAHADHDWSREIIRRVRKVCDRVGRHIAILMDVKGPEIRTGDVPESYQLKEGEIFDFTFGKGVGSTGEDGVRRVDVNYPSFANDMNVGDTVLVDSGLIRLEVLEIDGQRVRCKVLIPGPMGNRRHINLPGIRVNLPALTKKDQGDVDVGIEEAIDFFALSFVREAKDLEEFHAYLEKHGSSAKIIAKIEDQQAISNLVDIIKASDGLMVARGDLGIECPFEDLPIIQTEAINCCIRNTKPVIVATHMLESMIESPLPTRAEVTDIANAIREQADCVMLSGETTVGKYPVECVETIKRIAQRIESEEGTDVIRKDIPLHLPRSMMLRSAAYLAADLNGALMVFTRRGIFAQKLSSLRCSVPIYAFTDNPVLFKQLLIMRGVEPTFMEFDHDHETTIQRGFERLTHSGWCKPGDPMVVITKMYAGEKLIDSTQIREIE
- a CDS encoding MBL fold metallo-hydrolase, whose translation is MSVSFRILGSSSSGNCALLQTAHTKVLLDAGFSAKRIEQMLESIGESIDSIDAVFLTHEHGDHAQGLRGLAKRSDLPVYANRDTADAVQAKYCRKRVNWQHFQTGTAFPFRDLRVRSFRLPHDAFDPVGFTFSWGEEGDLFARPGSLAWITDLGYVPAHVREHIREVDTLVIEANYDEELLERDERRPWSIKQRIRGRHGHLSNSATYEALEAILPQSRLQKVYLGHLSKDCNNVALVQEKFAGLGDKLSVEVVDPEIGTSPAMLKQAI
- a CDS encoding GxxExxY protein yields the protein MDEYTELTGIIVGAAMEVHSHWGPGLIESIYEKSLAHELKLRGIEVRRQVKLQLKYKDLELDEDFTLDLIADGKVIVELKVVKELAAIHQAQLITYMKRTDCKVGLLINFNVVILKRVFGVSRFPSKQLPSSPL